The window TGGAAGCCTGAATGACGACCCCCCACCCCGCGCCGTGAGCGGACCTGCCGCGCCACGGGCGCGCACCCTCATCGAGGCCCTGCCATGGCTGGAGCGGTTCCAGGGCCGCACGGTCGTGGTCAAGTTCGGCGGAAACGCCATGGTGAACGAAGAGCTCAAGGCGGCCTTCGCCCAGGACGTGGTCTCCCTGCGCTACGCGGGGCTCCGGCCGGTCGTGGTGCACGGTGGCGGCCCGCAGATCAGCGCGATGCTCGAGCAACTCGCCCTGGAGGTACGGTTCGCCGCGGGCCTGCGGGTGACGACGCCCGCGGTGATGAACGTGGTCCGCATGGTGCTGGCCGGCCAGGTCCAACGGGACATCGTCGGGCTGATCAACCGTCACGGTTCCTTCGCCGTGGGGATGACCGGCGAGGATGCCCGCACCCTGTCCGCCGTGCGACGGCCGGCCCTGGTGGACGGCGCGGAGGTGGACATCGGCCTGGTGGGCGACATCGTGCACGTGGACCCCGACACCGTACGGGGACTGCTGGAGCGGGGCCGCATCCCGGTGATCTCCCCCATCGCCCGGGGGGCGCACGACGACAACGTCTACAACATCAACGCGGACCTCGCGGCAGCCGCCCTCGCCGAGGCGCTCGACGCCGAGAAACTGGTGATGCTCACCGACGTCGCCGGCCTCTACGCGGACTGGCCGCACAGCACGGAGATCATCGACCGGCTCACGGCGCGCGAACTGGGGGAACTGCTGCCCTCGATGGCCGGTGGCATGGTGCCCAAGATGGAGGGCTGCCTGCGGGCGGTGCGCTCCGGTGTCCGGATGGCGCACGTACTGGACGGCAGGGTTCCGCACGCCCTGGTCCTCGAGGTCTTCGCCGACGAGCACACCGGGACCACGGTGGTGCCCGACGCCCCGCCGGGCGGGGACTCCCCCCTCCGCTGAACCGGGGGAGGGCGTACCACCCAGGCCCCTCCCCCACCCGCACCCCGTGGCCGGTCCGGCCACGGGGCCTTCGGCGTGCCCAACTGACGTGCCACCGGGTCAGGTTGACGCTCGGTGAGACAGCCATGGGTCCAACTTGACAGCTTCCGGCCTGTCAGAGATGTTAGGCCAGCCTTACCTAAGCAAATGGGGTAGGACCGAGGAAGGATGGGCATGTCCGCACCGCACGCGAGCTCCACACCCGGGGACGCTCTCCCGGACACCAGGGACCTGGTGGGCATCGGCTTCGGGCCGGCCAACCTCGCCCTGGCGATAGCGATCCGGGAGCACAACGGCCGGCGCGCCCCCGGCGAGGCGATCCGTGCCTCGTTCATCGAGCGCCAGGCCGACTTCGGCTGGCACCAGGGCATGCTCCTCGAAGGGGCCACCATGCAGGTCTCCTTCCTGAAGGACCTGGTGACGATGCGCAATCCGGGGAGCCCCTTCAGCTTCCTGCACTACCTTCAGGACCGGGACCGGCTGGCCGACTTCATCAACCAGAAGTCCTTCTTCCCCACCCGCCTCGA is drawn from Streptomyces sp. NBC_01232 and contains these coding sequences:
- the argB gene encoding acetylglutamate kinase; translated protein: MSGPAAPRARTLIEALPWLERFQGRTVVVKFGGNAMVNEELKAAFAQDVVSLRYAGLRPVVVHGGGPQISAMLEQLALEVRFAAGLRVTTPAVMNVVRMVLAGQVQRDIVGLINRHGSFAVGMTGEDARTLSAVRRPALVDGAEVDIGLVGDIVHVDPDTVRGLLERGRIPVISPIARGAHDDNVYNINADLAAAALAEALDAEKLVMLTDVAGLYADWPHSTEIIDRLTARELGELLPSMAGGMVPKMEGCLRAVRSGVRMAHVLDGRVPHALVLEVFADEHTGTTVVPDAPPGGDSPLR